Proteins co-encoded in one Gemmatimonadota bacterium genomic window:
- a CDS encoding type II toxin-antitoxin system prevent-host-death family antitoxin, whose translation MLLSKCSLSGYIIGMRTVGIREMKNRLSEFLRIVAAGEVVLVTDHGRVVAQLGPPPAFAPPPLEEEDALRRLAAAGKIRLAAGRVPSPGSAAVEGVPRGIDTGALLDATRAERSDA comes from the coding sequence ATGCTTCTGTCAAAATGTAGCCTCAGTGGCTACATTATCGGCATGAGGACCGTCGGTATCCGAGAGATGAAGAATCGCCTCTCCGAATTCCTCCGGATCGTAGCGGCCGGGGAGGTCGTGCTCGTCACCGATCACGGACGCGTCGTGGCTCAACTGGGGCCTCCGCCTGCCTTCGCGCCGCCTCCACTCGAGGAAGAAGATGCCCTCCGGAGGCTGGCTGCGGCGGGCAAGATCAGGCTTGCCGCAGGTCGCGTCCCGAGCCCGGGGTCGGCGGCCGTCGAAGGGGTTCCGCGTGGGATCGACACGGGGGCCTTGTTAGACGCCACGAGGGCGGAGCGCTCCGACGCGTGA
- a CDS encoding M1 family metallopeptidase, which yields MLDLPFASLLRVAVLAAVIFPALPAAAAAQQEPPLTRADTLRGTITPERAWWDVAYYDLAVHVNPASSSIAGSNVIEYRVVTEGPDRDMQLDLAATMTVDSILANGSPAEWRRDGNVLYLRAPGGAAGSVHRVAVHYGGKPLVAANAPWDGGFVWARDPRGAPWVGTAVQGTGASVWWPTKDHQSDEPDSMRIRVTVPDPMIAVTNGRPGPVVANPGGTSTYTWTVSNPISTYSISISAGDYVRFGETFDGEAGPLSLDYWVLEPHLADARRHFAQVPEVLTCFETWFGPYPFYEDSFKLVESPYLGMEHQSAIAYGNRFVNGYLGQDLSGTGLGLSWDYIIVHEAAHEWWGNNVTTDDIADMWVHEGFGNYAEGIFVECRQGEEAGARYIRGLRAGIANDGPVIGPYGVNREGSGDMYPKGANLLHTIRQVVDDTDLWRSILRGLNETFRHETVTSAEVEAYVSDRAGRDFGPVFDQYLRRASLPILELAVRDGTLSYRWRAEVEGFDLPVRVTLAPDRFAWIYPETGEWKTEPVELPSSVQVQVDEDLYILVDRVP from the coding sequence ATGCTTGATCTCCCCTTCGCCTCTCTCCTTCGTGTCGCCGTTCTCGCGGCGGTCATCTTCCCGGCACTCCCCGCCGCCGCGGCAGCCCAGCAGGAGCCGCCGCTCACCCGCGCCGACACCCTCCGGGGGACCATCACACCGGAACGCGCCTGGTGGGACGTCGCCTATTACGACTTGGCGGTCCACGTGAACCCCGCCAGCTCCTCCATCGCGGGCAGCAACGTGATCGAGTATCGGGTGGTCACCGAAGGCCCGGACCGCGACATGCAGCTCGATCTGGCCGCGACGATGACCGTGGACAGTATCCTCGCGAACGGGTCCCCTGCAGAGTGGCGGCGCGACGGAAACGTCCTCTACCTGCGCGCCCCGGGCGGCGCCGCGGGAAGCGTACACCGGGTGGCGGTGCATTACGGCGGGAAGCCACTCGTTGCCGCGAACGCCCCCTGGGACGGGGGATTCGTCTGGGCGAGGGACCCGAGGGGGGCCCCCTGGGTGGGAACGGCCGTGCAGGGGACCGGTGCCAGCGTCTGGTGGCCGACCAAGGACCATCAGTCGGACGAGCCAGACAGCATGCGGATCCGGGTGACCGTTCCCGATCCGATGATCGCCGTCACGAACGGACGTCCCGGGCCCGTCGTCGCAAATCCGGGCGGGACCTCCACTTACACCTGGACGGTCTCGAACCCGATCAGCACCTACTCGATCTCGATCAGCGCCGGCGACTACGTCCGCTTTGGCGAGACCTTCGACGGCGAGGCCGGTCCCCTCAGCCTGGACTATTGGGTGCTCGAGCCGCACCTGGCGGACGCCCGTCGGCACTTCGCGCAGGTCCCCGAGGTGCTCACCTGCTTCGAGACCTGGTTCGGCCCGTACCCGTTTTACGAGGACAGTTTCAAGCTGGTGGAGTCCCCGTACCTCGGGATGGAGCACCAGAGCGCGATCGCGTACGGGAATCGCTTCGTGAACGGATATCTGGGCCAGGACCTCTCGGGGACCGGACTCGGGCTCTCCTGGGACTACATCATCGTGCATGAGGCCGCGCACGAGTGGTGGGGAAACAACGTCACGACCGACGACATCGCCGACATGTGGGTCCATGAAGGCTTCGGCAACTACGCCGAAGGGATCTTCGTGGAGTGCCGTCAGGGGGAGGAGGCCGGCGCCCGGTACATCCGCGGCCTGCGCGCGGGGATCGCGAACGACGGACCAGTCATCGGTCCCTACGGGGTGAACCGCGAGGGATCCGGTGACATGTACCCGAAGGGCGCGAACCTCCTTCACACGATCCGGCAGGTGGTGGACGATACCGACCTCTGGCGCTCGATCCTGCGGGGTCTGAACGAGACGTTCCGGCACGAGACGGTGACGTCGGCGGAGGTGGAAGCCTACGTCAGCGATCGCGCGGGACGGGACTTCGGTCCCGTCTTCGACCAGTACCTGCGGCGCGCGTCCCTCCCGATCCTCGAGCTCGCCGTGCGCGACGGCACGCTCAGTTACCGGTGGCGGGCGGAGGTGGAGGGATTCGACCTTCCGGTGCGCGTCACTCTCGCCCCCGACCGATTCGCCTGGATCTATCCCGAGACCGGCGAATGGAAGACCGAGCCGGTCGAGCTGCCATCGTCGGTCCAGGTGCAGGTGGACGAGGACCTCTACATTCTCGTGGACCGCGTGCCCTGA